One segment of Purpureocillium takamizusanense chromosome 7, complete sequence DNA contains the following:
- a CDS encoding uncharacterized protein (EggNog:ENOG503NU96): MSTNGDAAPLPRAESPTGSPRSTSVSLQAAATVNAGLRREPSRQSSQSSLTRNAPSPRGGRRRSAVLMNLQLNDPSIPGPGEMAQEHSSSQRLSPQPLSGSPLTADPHHHRAPSLGELHQELEAEQEAHVNRLLQMIRQQQLELQRLQAGRPAQGQDTAADDAAAESRARPIPGASMQSTSQATLPGSQTVGSVGSYPRSPGLPHPRSSFDMARADLHRRSRTPSRGPSPRIRATSISAESGDWVLGGRDESAFYQAETQMLIRENQMLKHRIRDLEKQLAEMSGPTAATEPPVPSHLIRSSLTADEGEAEAASK; encoded by the exons ATGTCGAcaaacggcgacgcagcCCCGTTGCCTCGCGCCGAGTCTCCCACTGGCTCCCCGCGCTCCACGTCCGTCTCCTTGCAAGCTGCGGCCACCGTCAACGCCGGTCTGCGACGCGAGCCTTCTAGGC AATCATCTCAGAGCTCCTTGACGCGAAACGCGCCCTCTCcacgcggcggacgacgacgatcggCTGTCCTCATGAACTTGCAACTAAACGACCCCTCCATCCCGGGACCCGGCGAGATGGCACAGGAGCATTCCAGCAGTCAACGTTTGAGCCCTCAGCCACTGTCCGGCTCCCCTCTCACGGCCGATCCGCATCACCACCGAGCGCCGAGTCTGGGCGAGCTGCATcaggagctggaggccgAGCAGGAAGCGCATGTG AACCGCCTCCTGCAAATGATCAGGCAACAACAGCTTGAACTGCAACGTCTACAGGCAGGACGACCCGCCCAGGGACAAGACACTGcggccgatgatgccgccgccgagagcagAGCAAGACCGATCCCGGGAGCCTCGATGCAGTCGACGTCGCAGGCGACGCTCCCCGGGAGCCAAACGGTCGGCTCGGTCGGCTCATATCCTCGCTCTCCGGGTCTCCCGCACCCTCGGAGCTCTTTCGACATGGCGCGAGCGGACCTGCACCGGCGATCTAGAACACCCAGCCGgggcccgtcgccgagaaTCAGGGCGACGTCGATCAGTGCCGAGAGCGGAGACTGGGTGCTCggtggccgcgacgagaGCGCCTTCTACCAGGCGGAAACGCAGATGCTCATTCGAGAAAATCAAATGCTAAAGCACCGGATCCGCGACCTCG AAAAGCAGCTAGCGGAGATGTCGGGCCCTACCGCTGCCACGGAACCGCCCGTCCCGTCGCATCTGATACGATCGTCGCTTACTGCCGACGAaggggaggcggaggcggcatcCAAATAG
- a CDS encoding uncharacterized protein (COG:S~EggNog:ENOG503Q36B) yields the protein MMLAPRRGTAAAALPLRTGCACPRGAQRPPPFSSTAAARADFTHVVIGGGVVGLAVARQLALRGEAGASSSSATTTLLLERHGAVGTETSSRNSEVIHAGIYYGAATLKARLCVRGKELLYGFCARHGVGHRRTGKWIVAQTHAQREALERIERLCNGGGGLGVPVRWVADAEVRRDGEGVRAEAGALESPTTGIVDAHGLMVALQGLFEDVGGVVALNSPVTAIAPLGSSGSRSGSGSSAGAGSGSGDSASSPSPLPSSSPPPGSAGWELTVRDAATGETSTVTAETIINAAGLGAADVHNMIAVPAGRPPPARLYYAKGNYFSYAGPRPRLSRLIYPAPEPGAAGLGTHLTLDLAGRMRFGPDVEWVDSPDDLAVGGANNARLAAAVAEIHKYLPGVDPACLTPDYAGIRPKLSPRGAVGAGGGGFNDFVIRIEDGFAGWVNLLGIESPGLTSSLAIGEEVERLLYGSVTPS from the exons ATGATGCTCGCCCCGAGAAGAgggacggccgccgcggcgctcccCCTGCGGACGGGCTGTGCGTGCCCGCGCGGCGCTCAGAGGCCCCCGCCGTTtagctcgacggcggcggcgagggccgacTTTACACACGTG gtcatcggcggcggcgtcgtggggctcgccgtcgcgcggcagCTGGCCCTCCGGGGCGAGGCAggggcatcatcgtcgtcggcgacgacgacgctgctgctcgagcggcacggcgcggtgGGCACGGAGACGAGCTCGCGCAACAGCGAGGTGATCCACGCGGGCATCTACTacggggcggcgacgctcaaGGCGCGGCTGTGCGTGCGCGGCAAGGAGCTGCTGTACGGCTTCTgcgcgcggcacggcgtcggccaccgccgcacGGGCAAGTGGATCGTCGCGCAGACGCACGCccagcgcgaggccctcgagcgcatCGAGCGTCTCTGCAATGGTGGTGGAGGGCTCGGCGTCCCCGTGCGCTGggttgccgatgccgaggtgcggcgcgacggcgagggcgtgcgcgccgaggcgggggCGCTGgagagcccgacgacgggcatcgtcgacgcgcacggCCTCATGGTCGCGCTGCAGGGCCTGTTTGAGGatgtgggcggcgtcgtggcgctcaactcgcccgtcacggccaTTGCGCCGCTGGGGTCGTCCGGGTCCCGGTCCGGGTCGGggtccagcgccggcgccggcagcggatCCGGCGActcggcatcatcaccatcaccgtTACCGTCATCGTCTCCGCCCCCGGGCAGCGCCGGGTGGGAGCTCAccgtgcgcgacgccgccacgggggAGACGTCgaccgtcaccgccgagaccatcatcaacgcggccggcctcggcgccgccgacgtgcaCAACATGATCGCCGTGCCCGCGGGACGGCCTCCCCCCGCGCGCCTCTACTACGCCAAGGGCAACTACTTCTCGTACGcgggcccgcgcccgcgcctctcGCGCCTCATCTACCCAGCCCCCGagcccggcgcggccggcctcggcacGCACCTGACGCTCGACCTCGCGGGCCGCATGCGCTTCGGCCCGGACGTCGAGTGGGTCGACTCCCcggacgacctcgccgtcggcggcgccaacaacgcacgcctggccgccgccgtcgccgagataCATAAGTACCTGCCGGGCGTCGACCCCGCGTGCCTGACCCCCGACTACGCCGGCATCCGCCCCAAGCTCAGCCcacgcggcgccgtcggcgcgggcggcggtgggttCAACGACTTCGTCATACGCATCGAGGACGGGTTCGCCGGCTGGGTGAAcctcctcggcatcgagaGCCCCGGGCTGACGAGCAGCCTGGCCAttggcgaggaggtggagaGGCTGCTCTATGGGAGCGTGACCCCCTCGTGA
- a CDS encoding uncharacterized protein (COG:S~EggNog:ENOG503Q3D8), which translates to MAANDDNPSYPTESIVSKKGRKHYRVPVRSQHWQLRSLISAEKRHIVYFPGGSGSNHVQRLNILTRECETLKLLTFAPRCLVAENGWLCCGSETGEFVAIHLEESNDDNQSGLGFELDAETRQQLGLDGLRDDPLLSLLAQARRSNKSLIAKSMKLAKDRVNCVTLWFPPAILTPSPEAYTEGVAVLANNDRTVVLVSLRDFERSDKTEPLDVVTYPDFVNRAIISPDGQLLIAILDDPYLYVHVRGARSDESPSSSSAADNAGHGRYRWELKQRFLLKSQRKDDRSDSRGSFAACFSSSGAYLAVGTQHGTISIFDTTLLTVYGADPLITTFKSSRPESGPGAVRDMAFCPGPFDILAWTEDRGHVGFADMRSNFITRQIVDINVEADFEHVDILDRNTIDPRLLHSQAERRGNRSPSTATARRRHGEGLDTLNQPLTANETLVLEAIQGDRRRRDRISQRNNEAGTRPGDLTWTYLSNLRPSANDGDSSRPRERSSSVGRAMTDMLGSYRDQRAERLRSTRQYVREASAEQRQALRRPEQSLVDRIGEAVAAVRDQRDRPDPSYLNVLEILQARERPGDEHDDSALLAPLVNQAMNRWEESAIRGTLAADHGVFEVPPSPDNTAGLAWTSDGRTLFIGAQNGIYQVQINVHSRKFCPSITMS; encoded by the exons ATGGCAGCAAACGATGATAATCC ATCCTATCCGACCGAAAGCATCGTCTCGAAAAAGGGGCGCAAGCATTACCGCGTTCCCGTACGATCACA ACACTGGCAGCTGCGGTCCCTCATCAGCGCTGAGAAGCGACACATTGTCTACttccccggcggcagcggtagcAACCATGTCCAACGCCTCAACATACTCACCCGGGAGTGCGAGACCCTCAAGCTCCTGACCtttgcgccgcgctgctTGGTCGCCGAGAACGGTTGGCTTTGCTGTGGCAGCGAGACGGGCGAGTTTGTTGCCATCCATCTCGAAGAAAGCAATGACGATAACCAATCTGGGCTGGGCTttgagctcgacgccgagaccCGACAGCAGCTGGGCCTCGATGGACTGCGTGATGACCCTTtgctctccctcctcgctcAAGCCCGCAGGTCGAACAAGAGCTTGATCGCCAAGAGCATGAAGTTGGCCAAGGACCGCGTCAATTGCGTCACCCTCTGGTTCCCCCCAGCCATCCTGACGCCTTCCCCAGAGGCCTACACCgaaggcgtcgccgtcctggccAACAACGATCGcaccgtcgtcctcgtcagcctcAGGGACTTTGAGCGCAGCGACAAGACGGAACCGCTCGACGTGGTCACGTATCCCGATTTTGTCAACAGAGCCATCATTTCCCCAGACGGGCAGCTTCTCATCGCCATATTAGATGACCCGTATCTATATGTCCACGTCCGTGGCGCACGCTCCGACGAGtctccctcctcgtcgtcggcggcggacaacGCTGGTCACGGCAGATATCGGTGGGAGTTGAAGCAGAGGTTTCTGCTCAAGAGCCAGCGAAAGGACGACCGGTCAGACAGCCGCGGGAGCTTCGCCGCGTGCTTCTCTTCGTCGGGCGCCTACCTGGCAGTGGGAACACAACACGGCACCATTTCCATATTCGACACGACCCTCCTTACCGTCTACGGCGCGGACCCTCTCATCACCACATTCAAGTCTTCACGGCCAGAAAGCGGCCCCGGTGCCGTTCGGGACATGGCCTTTTGCCCTGGTCCATTCGACATCCTCGCGTGGACAGAGGATCGCGGCCACGTGGGCTTTGCTGACATGCGAAGCAACTTCATCACGCGCCAGATTGTCGACATCAACGTTGAAGCTGACTTTGAACACGTCGATATACTTGACCGTAACACCATCGACCCACGCCTGCTGCACAGCCAGGCCGAGCGACGGGGTAACCGatcgccctcgacggccaccgcTCGGAGGCGGCACGGAGAGGGACTGGATACTTTGAACCAGCCGCTAACCGCCAACGAGACGCTGGTGCTCGAAGCGATCCAGGGcgaccggcgccgccgagacaGAATAAGCCAGCGAAACAACGAGGCCGGGACGCGGCCAGGGGACCTGACCTGGACGTACTTATCCAACTTGCGGCCGTCTGCCAACGATGGCGACtcctcgcggccgagggagcgcagcagcagcgtcggccgGGCCATGACCGACATGCTAGGGTCGTACCGGGACCAGCGGGCGGAACGCCTGCGCAGCACCCGGCAATATGTCcgggaggcgtcggcggagcagcgacaggcgctgcgccgccccgaGCAGAGCCTTGTCGACAGGATcggggaggcggtggcggctgtgCGCGACCAGCGCGACCGGCCAGACCCGTCGTACTTGAACGTCCTCGAGATCCTGCAGGCTAGGGAGCGCCCCGGAGACGAACACGACgactcggcgctgctggcgccgctaGTCAACCAGGCGATGAATCGATGGGAGGAAAGCGCTATACGGGGTACGCTGGCGGCCGACCACGGTGTGTTCGAGGTGCCTCCCTCGCCCGACAACAcagccggcctggcctggaccTCGGACGGGCGAACACT GTTCATCGGTGCCCAGAACGGCATCTACCAAGTACAAATCAACGTCCACAGCCGCAAGTTCTGCCCGAGCATCACAATGAGCTGA
- the SSC1 gene encoding Hsp70 ATPase ssc1, variant 2 (COG:O~EggNog:ENOG503NVS1) encodes MLASRLSRALPRATPITARSAAFARAPLANRFARYESTAAEGEGKVQGSVIGIDLGTTNSAVAIMEGKVPRIIENSEGARTTPSVVAFAEDGERLVGVAAKRQAVVNPENTLFATKRLIGRKFTDPEVQRDIKEVPYKIVQHSNGDAWVSARDQKYSPSQIGGFVLNKMKETAEAYLSKPVKNAVVTVPAYFNDAQRQSTKDAGQIAGLNVLRVVNEPTAAALAYGLEKEADRVVAVYDLGGGTFDISILEIQNGVFEVKSTNGDTHLGGEDFDIHLVRHMVADFKKTSGIDLSGDRMAIQRIREAAEKAKIELSSSLQTDINLPFITADSSGPKHINMKLTRAQLEKMVDPLISRTIEPVRKALKDASLQPKEIQEVILVGGMTRMPKVAESVKGIFGRDPAKSVNPDEAVAIGAAIQGAVLSGEVKDLLLLDVTPLSLGIETLGGVFTRLINRNTTIPTKKSQVFSTAADFQTAVEIKVYQGERELVRDNKLLGNFQLVGIPPAHRGVPQVEVTFDIDADSIVHVHAKDKSTNKDQSITIASGSGLSDNEIQQMVEDSEKYAEADKERKAAIEAANRADSVLNDTDRALNEYADKLDKAEADGIKEKIASLREFVAKSQSGEGTATAAEIKEKTDELQMASLNLFDKMHKARNESGEGQQASGEQQAPEGEKKDENKP; translated from the exons ATGCTGGCTTCGCGTCTCTCCCGAGCT CTTCCCCGAGCTACCCCCATCACAGCCCGctcggccgccttcgccAGGGCTCCTCTGGCCAACAGATTCGCTCGCTATGAGTCTACGGCTGCCGAGGGTGAGGGCAAAGTTCAGGGTTCCGTGATCGGCATCGATCTGGGTACCACCAACtctgccgtcgccatcatggagGGCAAGGTTCCTCGCATTATTGAGAACTCCGAGG GTGCCCGTACTACTCCCTCCGTTGTTGCCTTCGccgaagacggcgagcgcctcgtcggtgtcgccgccaagcgacaggccgtcgtcaaccCAGAGAACACCCTGTTCGCCACCAAGCGGTTAATAGGACGCAAGTTCACCGACCCTGAGGTCCAGCGCGATATCAAGGAGGTTCCCTACAAGATCGTCCAGCACTCCAACGGCGATGCCTGGGTCTCTGCTCGCGACCAGAAGTACTCTCCCTCGCAGATTGGTGGCTTTGTCCTCAACAAGATGAAGGAGACCGCCGAGGCCTACCTGTCCAAGCCTGTTAAGAACGCCGTCGTCACTGTCCCTGCCTACTTCAacgacgcccagcgccagagCACCAAGGACGCTGGCCAGATTGCCGGTCTCAACGTTCTCCGTGTCGTCAACGAGCCAAcggccgctgccctcgctTACGGTCTCGAGAAGGAGGCtgaccgcgtcgtcgccgtctacGATCTTGGTGGTGGCACCTTCGATATCTCCATCCTCGAGATCCAGAACGGCGTCTTCGAGGTCAAGTCCACCAACGGTGACACCCACCTGGGCGGTGAGGACTTCGACAtccacctcgtccgccacATGGTTGCCGACTTCAAGAAGACCTCTGGTATCGATCTGTCTGGCGACCGCATGGCCATCCAGCGTATCCgtgaggccgccgagaaggccaagatcgagctgtcgtcgtctctcCAGACCGACATCAACCTGCCCTTCATCACCGCCGACTCCTCTGGCCCCAAGCACATCAACATGAAGCTCACCCGCGCCCAGCTCGAGAAGATGGTGGACCCTCTCATCAGCCGCACCATCGAGCCCGTCCgcaaggccctcaaggacGCCAGCCTCCAGCCCAAGGAGATCCAGGaggtcatcctcgtcggtggCATGACTCGCATGCCCAAGGTCGCCGAGTCCGTCAAGGGCATCTTCGGCCGCGACCCCGCCAAGTCCGTCAACCCTGACGAGGCTGTCGCCATCGGTGCCGCCATCCAGGGTGCCGTCCTCTCCGGTGAGGTCAAggacctgctgctcctcgatgTCACCCCCCTGTCCCTCGGTATCGAGACTCTGGGCGGCGTCTTCACCCGTCTGATCAACCGCAACACTACCATTCCTACCAAGAAGTCCCAGGTCTTCTCTACCGCCGCCGATTTCCAGACGGCTGTCGAGATCAAGGTCTATCAGGGTGAGCGTGAGCTTGTCCGCGACAACAAGCTTCTGGGCAACttccagctcgtcggcatccCCCCTGCCCACCGCGGTGTGCCCCAGGTCGAGGTCACCTTCGACATTGATGCCGACTCCATCGTCCACGTCCATGCCAAGGACAAGTCCACCAACAAGGACCAGTCCATCACCATTGCCTCCGGCTCCGGTCTCTCCGATAACGAGATCCAGCAGATGGTTGAGGACTCCGAGAAgtacgccgaggccgacaaggagcGCAAGGCTGCCATCGAGGCTGCCAACCGCGCCGACAGCGTCCTCAACGACACCGACCGTGCCCTGAACGAGTAcgccgacaagctcgacaaggccgaggccgacggcatcaAGGAGAAGATTGCCTCTCTCCGTGAGTTCGTCGCCAAGAGCCAGTCTGGCGAgggcaccgccaccgccgccgagatcaagGAGAAGACGGACGAGCTCCAGATGGCCAGCCTGAACCTCTTTGATAAGATGCACAAGGCTCGCAACGAGTctggcgagggccagcaggcctcgggcgagcagcaggctcccgagggcgagaagaaggacgAGAACAAGCCTTGA
- the SSC1 gene encoding Hsp70 ATPase ssc1 (COG:O~EggNog:ENOG503NVS1) has translation MKETAEAYLSKPVKNAVVTVPAYFNDAQRQSTKDAGQIAGLNVLRVVNEPTAAALAYGLEKEADRVVAVYDLGGGTFDISILEIQNGVFEVKSTNGDTHLGGEDFDIHLVRHMVADFKKTSGIDLSGDRMAIQRIREAAEKAKIELSSSLQTDINLPFITADSSGPKHINMKLTRAQLEKMVDPLISRTIEPVRKALKDASLQPKEIQEVILVGGMTRMPKVAESVKGIFGRDPAKSVNPDEAVAIGAAIQGAVLSGEVKDLLLLDVTPLSLGIETLGGVFTRLINRNTTIPTKKSQVFSTAADFQTAVEIKVYQGERELVRDNKLLGNFQLVGIPPAHRGVPQVEVTFDIDADSIVHVHAKDKSTNKDQSITIASGSGLSDNEIQQMVEDSEKYAEADKERKAAIEAANRADSVLNDTDRALNEYADKLDKAEADGIKEKIASLREFVAKSQSGEGTATAAEIKEKTDELQMASLNLFDKMHKARNESGEGQQASGEQQAPEGEKKDENKP, from the coding sequence ATGAAGGAGACCGCCGAGGCCTACCTGTCCAAGCCTGTTAAGAACGCCGTCGTCACTGTCCCTGCCTACTTCAacgacgcccagcgccagagCACCAAGGACGCTGGCCAGATTGCCGGTCTCAACGTTCTCCGTGTCGTCAACGAGCCAAcggccgctgccctcgctTACGGTCTCGAGAAGGAGGCtgaccgcgtcgtcgccgtctacGATCTTGGTGGTGGCACCTTCGATATCTCCATCCTCGAGATCCAGAACGGCGTCTTCGAGGTCAAGTCCACCAACGGTGACACCCACCTGGGCGGTGAGGACTTCGACAtccacctcgtccgccacATGGTTGCCGACTTCAAGAAGACCTCTGGTATCGATCTGTCTGGCGACCGCATGGCCATCCAGCGTATCCgtgaggccgccgagaaggccaagatcgagctgtcgtcgtctctcCAGACCGACATCAACCTGCCCTTCATCACCGCCGACTCCTCTGGCCCCAAGCACATCAACATGAAGCTCACCCGCGCCCAGCTCGAGAAGATGGTGGACCCTCTCATCAGCCGCACCATCGAGCCCGTCCgcaaggccctcaaggacGCCAGCCTCCAGCCCAAGGAGATCCAGGaggtcatcctcgtcggtggCATGACTCGCATGCCCAAGGTCGCCGAGTCCGTCAAGGGCATCTTCGGCCGCGACCCCGCCAAGTCCGTCAACCCTGACGAGGCTGTCGCCATCGGTGCCGCCATCCAGGGTGCCGTCCTCTCCGGTGAGGTCAAggacctgctgctcctcgatgTCACCCCCCTGTCCCTCGGTATCGAGACTCTGGGCGGCGTCTTCACCCGTCTGATCAACCGCAACACTACCATTCCTACCAAGAAGTCCCAGGTCTTCTCTACCGCCGCCGATTTCCAGACGGCTGTCGAGATCAAGGTCTATCAGGGTGAGCGTGAGCTTGTCCGCGACAACAAGCTTCTGGGCAACttccagctcgtcggcatccCCCCTGCCCACCGCGGTGTGCCCCAGGTCGAGGTCACCTTCGACATTGATGCCGACTCCATCGTCCACGTCCATGCCAAGGACAAGTCCACCAACAAGGACCAGTCCATCACCATTGCCTCCGGCTCCGGTCTCTCCGATAACGAGATCCAGCAGATGGTTGAGGACTCCGAGAAgtacgccgaggccgacaaggagcGCAAGGCTGCCATCGAGGCTGCCAACCGCGCCGACAGCGTCCTCAACGACACCGACCGTGCCCTGAACGAGTAcgccgacaagctcgacaaggccgaggccgacggcatcaAGGAGAAGATTGCCTCTCTCCGTGAGTTCGTCGCCAAGAGCCAGTCTGGCGAgggcaccgccaccgccgccgagatcaagGAGAAGACGGACGAGCTCCAGATGGCCAGCCTGAACCTCTTTGATAAGATGCACAAGGCTCGCAACGAGTctggcgagggccagcaggcctcgggcgagcagcaggctcccgagggcgagaagaaggacgAGAACAAGCCTTGA
- a CDS encoding uncharacterized protein (TransMembrane:1 (n29-37c55/56o79-98i)), with protein MVPRPPRPEAFLTPRPSSSSSAASLSSRLVGLVAPFLAPPPVTSSSSSTATTSSSSSSSSSNDDGNLAGHHPTAADAPAALALTAAIFAFLLVFLLSLSLRRRRQRPRCAAATAALFAPFVYPWTRNRSRSNTNRADDITSAPHDNSSSGSYSGGGNPNRLSRHEMTSRPQSLYDPTGFNVAAGAAASAQAGGGSPRSGMYFPYLILGGGAAQQQQQQQQQQQQQQQQQPLLERYRDEPQDPPLELDEATWERADGKDGRPDVLHWHGTNMLNTAWGWMA; from the coding sequence ATGGTGCCCCGTCCCCCCCGGCCAGAGGCCTTCCTCAcccctcggccgtcgtcgtcgtcgtctgctgcctcgctctcctcgcggctcgtcggcctcgtcgccccgttcctcgcgccgccgcccgtcacttcctcctcctcttctaCCGCCACAAcctcttcatcatcatcatcatcgtcctccaACGACGACGGTAACCTCGCCGGGCACCaccccaccgccgccgacgcccccgccgctctcgccctcACGGCCGCCATATTCGCCTTCCtgctcgtcttcctcctctccctcagcctccgccggcgacggcagcggccccgatgcgccgccgccaccgccgccctcttcgcgCCGTTTGTCTATCCCTGGACCCGCAACCGAAGCCGCAGCAACACCAACAGagccgacgacatcaccaGTGCCCCCCacgacaacagcagcagcgggagctACAGCGGAGGCGGCAACCCCAATCGTCTCAGCCGCCATGAGATGACCTCGCGCCCGCAGTCGCTCTACGACCCCACGGGCTTCAacgtcgcggccggggcagcggcgagtgcccaggcgggtggcggcagccCGCGATCAGGCATGTACTTTCCCTACCTGATCctcggcggaggcgccgcccagcaacagcaacagcagcaacagcagcagcagcagcagcagcagcagcagccgctgctaGAGCGCTACAGGGACGAGCCGCAGGATCcgccgctcgagctcgacgaggcgacgtgGGAGAGGGCCGACGGAAAGGATGGGAGGCCAGACGTCCTGCACTGGCACGGGACCAACATGCTCAACACGGCTTGGGGTTGGATGGCTTGA
- the SRP68 gene encoding signal recognition particle subunit srp68 (COG:J~EggNog:ENOG503NWNZ), with product MDITSFIVQGRDQALLYGDYSTYHSQLAKRLLNTRKKLGIATRNRGKFHNKDKVTAEDVAASHEHVHLLLLTSERAFAQAMSIKAAHTADQKGLSSRTRSHIVSRLDKAARAAQDLVDALSQKSVSGASDNDVLEAKAYAALIRGAMLFEKHTWEPCLQSYAVARVVYSALAMTGSGDLFKDLLSETIDPSIRYAAYQLKTPRTVPIPAIARKAFPRSDAELVREVDKIDPSILADADAAAKTGITAESAPRTLTWRSREVQIEDAQISLAWASVEAAKSRLAAAVEVSKDKEPHEVAAVYDEILTATQDAVDATKQAIDELRAEGVAQSDPRMQGLQITRTAVNYEMISWRIGRNRVLTGPQDGAPEVYGSLRRKKKSQAAEDAGSKERELPTRKKLVKLKEKLALYDGTLQNLESINELPGVAADEGLASRLDAVANYFESLKCLSIARSHAIVGNVANALALISRAAELCQESASKLPKRSDTTGSSALNVEVTSESVATLASLLDGELQRHRAIVHIDNLRKGEGNEAGRRSRIPLLERLQEYPPNGVDLSNIVEFPPKLALIPMKPIFLDVAWNYIDYPGKTSAATATPAAAPGPAKEQPAPQAKRGWFGFGRS from the exons ATGGACATCACCAGCTTCATCGTCCAAGGCCGCGACCAGGCTCTCCTCTACGGCGACTACTCCACCTACCACTCCCAGCTGGCCAAGCGCCTCCTCAACACCCGCAAGAAGCTGGGCATTGCGACCAGAAACCGCGGCAAGTTCCACAACAAGGACAAGGTCACTGCAGAGGATGTCGCCGCCAGTCATGA ACACGTTCACCTGTTGCTTctgacgagcgagcgagcttTTGCTCAGGCTATGAGCATCAAGGCCGCGCACACCGCCGATCAAAAGGGCCTCTCCAGCCGCACGCGCTCCCACATCGTCTCGCGACTCGACAaggcagcccgcgccgcccaggacctcgtcgatgccctctCCCAAAAGTCTGTGTCTGGTGCGTCGGACAACGatgtcctcgaggccaaggcgtacgccgccctcatccgAGGCGCAATGCTGTTCGAAAAGCACACCTGGGAGCCCTGCCTCCAAAGctacgccgtcgcccgcgttgTCTACAGCGCCCTGGCGAtgaccggcagcggcgacctATTCAAAGACCTGCTCTCCGAGACCATTGACCCCTCTATCCGATATGCCGCCTACCAACTCAAGACCCCCCGAACCGTTCCCATTCCCGCGATTGCGCGCAAGGCTTTCCCTCGGTCGGATGCAGAGCTGGTCCGTGAGGTGGACAAAATCGACCCGTCCATCCTGGCTGAtgccgatgcggcggccAAGACTGGCATTACCGCGGAGAGCGCCCCGAGGACCCTGACGTGGCGATCCAGGGAAGTGCAGATCGAGGACGCCCAAATATCGCTGGCCTGGGCGTccgtcgaggctgccaagTCACGTTTGgctgcggccgtcgaggtatccaaggacaaggagcccCACGAGGTGGCTGCCGTGTACGACGAAATCTTGACGGCGACCCAAGACGCCGTGGATGCGACCAAGCAGGCCATTGACGAACTCagggccgagggcgtcgcccAGAGCGACCCCCGCATGCAGGGATTGCAGATCACCCGCACCGCCGTCAACTACGAGATGATCAGCTGGAGAATCGGCCGAAACCGCGTATTGACCGGTCCTCAGGATGGTGCGCCCGAAGTCTACGGCTCGCTGCGGCGGAAGAAGAAGTCCCAggctgccgaggacgcgggcAGCAAGGAGAGGGAGTTACCTACGCGCAAGAAGCTGGTGAAGCTCAAAGAAAAGCTGGCACTTTACGACGGCACCCTCCAAAACCTCGAGTCCATTAACGAACTTCCCGGTGTAGCGGCCGATGAGGGACTCGCGTCAAGGCTTGACGCGGTTGCAAACTATTTTGAGTCGCTCAA ATGTCTGTCGATTGCGCGCTCGCACGCCATCGTCGGAAACGTCGCCAACGCCCTGGCCCTGATCAGCCGAGCCGCAGAGCTGTGCCAGGAGTCAGCGTCGAAGCTGCCCAAGAGATCAGACACGACTGGCTCGTCGGCCCTGAACGTCGAAGTTACGTCGGAGTCAGTGGCGACCCTTGCGAgtctgctcgacggcgagctgcagcgacATCGTGCCATTGTTCACATCGACAACCTCCGCAAGGGCGAAGGCAACGAGGCGGGCCGGCGCTCCAGGATCCCGCTTCTCGAGCGGCTGCAGGAGTACCCCCCTAATGGTGTGGACCTGTCCAATATTGTCGAGTTCCCGCCCAAGCTGGCGCTCATCCCCATGAAGCCCAtcttcctcgacgtcgcctgGAACTACATTGACTACCCCGGCAAGACCAGTGCCGCCACAGCAacgccggcagcggctcccGGGCCGGCGAAGGAACAGCCCGCGCCGCAAGCGAAGAGAGGATGGTTCGGCTTCGGGAGGTCATAG